The Cryptomeria japonica chromosome 9, Sugi_1.0, whole genome shotgun sequence DNA segment CCATAACTGACTATCCATGTACTCACTTATCATCCATCCTCTTATCTCAAAGAAACCAAACCAGTGCACAAGTGACCATagacaaggccaactaacaagGCTGGATAAGCACCGAATCAAATCTCATGGATATAGACAATTCACATATGAGTTATCCCACTACATCTGAATACGTGATCAGCCCACAGAACTGCATAGCTCATAGATCCAATCAGCTACATGCAAAAAAAGAGAATCTCAAAGAGAATATTCATGTAGACAACATGACTTAAGCACTAGATCAAGCACATATCCGATTTGCCAACCATGTCCACATCGAGCACCATAGTCTAGGAATCGATCAAGCACCACCACATAAATGATGAGTGATTAATCACTATCAGCATCCATGTGTAGAGAAAGCATCTCACCTCCTCTCACCATGCACAAAGCATGCATGTAGAATTGCAACTATCTCATTGAGAATTACCCAAAAGGAACATGATCTAGAAAATAGCTCTTCAGCAAATCCACAAATCTCTTAGTATTCCAAAGCACCTCCATGATCAATCCATGCTAAGATCCAAAATGCTTCACTGCAAAATCATGAAGCTCTCCAAGAAAATGACCAAAGTACTGAATACTAAGACTCACCTCTATTGATATGTCATGTTGCCAAGGAAGTACTACAAGCACTAGCATCGCTCTGAGAATACTTAGTGTCAAAACCATTGTTCTCATCCTTCTCCTCACAACCCTTTCGGATATGACCAGTCTGCCCACAATTCTAGCATCTTGTCGTGGACTTCTTTCCTGGAAACTTTGATCTCCCATGTGACTTGGATTTGGACTTCTTATCTTTATGCTCAtctttttcctttgatcttcctcgtATAGCTAGAGAATCCTTGACCATCTTAGAAGACCTCCTTCGTGCTTCCTCTGACAACAACGAAGCAACCACACCTTCCATTTTGAAAGTGGTTGGTGTACTTCCAATGGCCTTCACTAGATGATCCCATGTGTTAGGAAAGGAGCATAACAAAAGCATACAATGATCCTCTTCACTAATTATTACGCCCACAAAGGTCAACTGTGCAACAATCATGTTGAAAGTATTTAGATGGTCTGCTACAGATGTACATTCATTCATCTTCAAGGAGTACAACTTTTTCCTCAGGGATAACTTATTTACGAGAGACTTTCCCTAATAAATATCACCAACCTTCTTCCATAGAGTAGTTgttctcctcatgaacattcaacTAAAACAAAATCTGTAAAATAGAGTCTAATCACCCCTTTGTCTTTCGTATCTATGAGATCCCAATCCTCTTGTTTCATGCCTGTAGGTTTACTTCCAGACACTGCAACCCAAAGGTCTTTGTCCACCAAcaggtcttccatcttgagttttcaTAATTCATAATTGCCACCATTGAATTTGTCAATGTCTACTCTCACTGATGTGCTCACCATCTTCAATCTGCAATCTTGATTACTAGTACTCTGCAAAACTCCCACaacaaaattaacacaaaaaaCTCATCCTACCCACAAGGATAAGACAATTGgacaggctttgataccacttgtaaggaaagcacagtgcagaaATACCTTCCATAGTGTTAAATTTAAAGAGAAAAGCAAGGTGACTTTTAATTTTAGATTACAGTCATTAAGATGCACATTTCCAGAATAACGGAGTAGAACAAAACAAGATTCACAAACACAATGTTAACACTGACTTttcatgtgggaaaacccttacgagtgaaaaacccacacaccaaaggaGTAATCACTTGTATTATAGTAATAAGACAATTACATACAAGTTACAGATTAATCACTCTAAATCAGTCTCTATTCAAGCCACATACACATTCCAAATCAAATTAGATCTACATAGATTATAGGCACAACATTCTGCAATTTAGCAATCAACTAAATCATCAACCAGCCAACATACCAACTTCTACAACTGATTGATCCACTTCCAACCTTTGCAACCATTTCTCCAGATGATTTATATCTTTGTCAAGAAAAATAGTTTCATTTTGTTTCCTCACGGCTCAACTATCGAACTTCTTCAATTGTCGAAAACACGATGTGTAATCTACACTGAATTCCAACTAAGCTCCATACACACCAGCTCAGACCAATTATCGACATCCAACCTAGCAGGTCAAACCAAGTCACACGTGGTCTCCACTAAGTCCCAAAGGCTATCGACAAATGTTCCAACTCTGACTAACCACTGGCTTCCAGCTCAGGAGACGAAACCAAGTCAGTCGTGGTCCCCACCAAGACCATCTCAAAGCTTATTAGCTTATCGCTACTCGATGGAAGTGTAACTCATTAATTCTCATTGTCATCAAGCTTTGTTCCACCCGATCTCTGATCCTCGATAATGGTGTGTCACTGGGCCCCTCACATGCCTATCGCTTATCGGCATAGAAATGAAAATTGGCATTAAAATAACTTTACCGAAAACTCAAGTTATAATGATAACATGAGTCTATCGTGGTCCCCACCAAGACTATCGCTTATTGACATAGAATTGAAAATCGACATTAAAATGACTTTTCCAAAAAACTCAAGTTCTACCGATAACAATTTTGTCCAACATTAAACAATCTTATCGCAAAGATCTCATCAAAGAGAAAAGTGACTTATCAAACTCTAAGGTTAATTCGAAAAGCCCTTCTACACCTGATATTGCCAAGACTTAATCAAGTCTACTCGAACTTGTTGCATCTCCAGTTGTGTGTAAACCATGAAAGGTATTTAGCCGCCTTTGGAGTTAATCGACAACACGAAAGTTTTCCACACCAAACTGCTTACTGCAAAAACCAAATGCCATCTGATCAAGATTTCAACCAGTGAGTTTAAGACACCTATTCTCAACATAACGCTATGAGATTCGTTATGCATGCAAGGATAAAAAAGTGATCATTTTGAGTTGATGTCCCATAAATATTCCTTATTGCCTCGTTAACCATTTACTTTGACCACCACAAAATTTGCATAATTGattcaatacttatgcacaaatgactCAATAATAGTGCACTATCGGTATGAATAAAGTTGCACAATTGATCTAATTATTAACTCTTCTCCAACCAATGAAAGACTATTGACCTAATAGATAATTTTTAAGTAGACTTTTAATTAACGAAATccaataaaaaataattgaaacaTTAACCCCTTACCCTTACATCTttcaaatatagaaaaaaaaacgTTATCTAAAATACCTGGTTGTTGAAATAAATACGAAAAAGAGGGAGAATAGAAAACCATACTTGCACCGCCCTAACTATCTATTGCCAACAAGTTAAAGGTATGTATGCGTCAATAGAAAACCCAATCTTCAAACAAATTAAGATAAAGATGAGCAGCAAGTCATAGTCTTGGAGTGTTGCGTAGGCAACGCATATGAGCATTGACGATGGAAAGCTCTTCTCTGATGACTCAGGATAATTGTATGACTTAGGATAATTGTAGAAGAACGTTTCCACTTTACAGACAACCATTGAATTGGATAAGGATGACGGTCCTTTCCAAACGATTAGAGACGACAAGATTTGAGCACCCCGGGCCAACAATTCCATTTCATCCGTTTGGAATAAGATAAAGGATTTTTAGGAGTAAATAAAACGTTATTCTTGCATCCACGTTCACGTCGTGACAGAAAATTAGGTTACTCAAAGCACACAAGTATTGCATTCACCAGAGAGGCGGTCTTACACGTCACAAGATAACTTTGGGTCTTCCTCCAAAAGACCCGGCTGGAGAATATTTATATGTGAGCCAAGATTTTTGGTACCAAGAATCCCAGTTGGGGAGTTTTTAAGATTTCATTTGTGCCTGCTAATGCTTTGGATGATAATTAATCTTGATTTACTTTAGTTCATTTGAAATCACGCTGAAATCGTTCAGATAAAATGGGCACCAAAAGCACCAATTCTTGTTGGAACAATAATACTTCAGAAGCTCATGGTGGACCTCTCTACCACATGAGCTCTCTCACAGCGGCCCTTCCCTGCAAGTAACTGTTTTTCTaatcattttattttatcattAGTCATTATAATCAATCGTGTAAGCAGTTAAATAGATTGCTTCTGTATTTTAGGTTTCTTTCTGTTCTaattattgttttctggattgaaTTTGTGGGATTTTCAGGAGAGGGTTGTCGAAGTTCTATGGTGGCAAATCACAATCATTCTCTTGTCTAGAAGATGTGACATGTATAGATGAACTCGCCAAGACACAGGATTCTTATTACAGCAAGAAAAAAAATAAGGGATGTCATGAACGTGGATTGAGACATAGTAAGTCATATGAACCTAGAATATCATCAGCTTCAATGATTTCCAAGAGACCTCAGAAGGCTTCTAAAATGATGATAGGTAAAAAGGCCATGAGTTTGTCAATGAGCTCAGAGTTATCTCTTTCGAATGCTCAGAATAATCCATAGTCTAGAAGTTGTATTGAGGTATGCAACACCTACGGAAGGAAGATGAAGCAATACAATCAATATAAAAATACCGAGCTTAAGAAGTTTTGATGGTTTAAATCTACAACACACATTTTAAGAATGATTCTTAAGCCATTTTTCCCACCGTAATAGCATTAGATCGGAGACAAAATGAAGCTCCTTCACTCTTTATGGTAGTATTTTATATGTAATCGATGCGGATTTGTATGAATGAAATTTTTTGATCGAAGTTTATGGTACAATTCTTTTATTCATCATTATCTGAAACCCTGAACAATAAATTTTACAATACTAAACTGTGGAATGTGCAGTAGATTCGAAAAATGGGCAAGTAATTTTTTTGGACTGACCACATAGCCTACATAGGGAATTAGGGTCGTAGTTCTCCTAGAGGATTGTCTACTTTCACTTTTACTAACACATTTATTTTACAATTTATCTCTAGCATTGAAGTTTACTATTGGACCTCCGGATATGTCATTAAACAACTCATTTGTATTCCTATTTCTATAACCTAAACCCTAATATATATCTAGACCATGTGTTCAGTCACAAATTTATCATCTTTCATTCAATTTCTCAAACCTAAACCCAAACTCTAAACCCCAATCACTATCACAAAGAATCCATGTGTCCAATCACAAATTTATCATCTTTCATCCAATTTCTCAAACCTAAACCCAAACTCTAAACCCCAATCACTATCACAAAGAATGATTCAACCCTAAAACCTATAATTTATACCTCGATACATCATTCCATGTTTATCATCCTTCACCCTAAAGCATCATTATGTTCCTTGTCATGTGCTTTAATAAATTAGTATTTTTTTATAGAGATAGATCTCTCATGGTGCTTATCACTCACACCATCCTTAAACCCTCAACCTCAACCTCTAATCATTAAACACAAAGATCATTCACCTCAATACAATATCCCATTCTTCGATAGATTACTTTACTTTTCGCTCTAGAGAATGCATTTCTAATGATTTTCATCTTTCACAATTACCTTAAACTCTAAACCTTGATCTCTAATTGCTAAACCCTAGTCTATATCTAGACCATGTGTTGAATCACATAAAACTTCCCATCCTTCATTTGATCTCTGAaacccaaaccccaaaccctaatcCATAAACCATAAATTCTAATTGTTATCCCCAAGGATAATTCAACATTAACACCTACAATCTATATCATGATACATCATTCCATGGTTCTCATCCTTCACACTAATAGATCATTATATTCGTTGTCACATGCTTTCATAAATTAGTATATTTTTTCTCTAAAGAATATTTCTCATGGTTCTTGTTATTGAGAATGTCCTTAAACCCTTAACCTTAATCTCTAATAATTTAACAATAAGCCTATAatgttgaaaaaggtgaatgaatgagatctagaggaaagcttttcttcccttcgaggagagatcaaagtttcactttggatttaccttcaaacacttttcacgcatt contains these protein-coding regions:
- the LOC131034479 gene encoding protein OXIDATIVE STRESS 3, producing the protein MGTKSTNSCWNNNTSEAHGGPLYHMSSLTAALPCKRGLSKFYGGKSQSFSCLEDVTCIDELAKTQDSYYSKKKNKGCHERGLRHSKSYEPRISSASMISKRPQKASKMMIGKKAMSLSMSSELSLSNAQNNP